A genome region from Euphorbia lathyris chromosome 4, ddEupLath1.1, whole genome shotgun sequence includes the following:
- the LOC136226967 gene encoding MATH domain and coiled-coil domain-containing protein At3g58210-like isoform X2, whose protein sequence is MDIRGLSAYLNLEDTDALDPRHSLYVEYLLRVRDQIKRKHHEQFEGNIFSSDDDGSGTWGFPALIPLTKLYDKKQGYIVNGAMILEVQISLITEVVNVQAKARSSTKQQFPFSRTSSEMGSNNFILNETVNEERYPKGWVIGKKRKVVNVDVDERIGVEEMNRKDGEIVDGLNDLQFQLVQERSKRAEVERENAVLQDRVSMLMNMLQENKKLDDQP, encoded by the exons GACATTAGAGGTTTATCCGCGTATTTAAATTTGGAGGACACGGACGCTCTTGATCCTCGTCATAGTCTTTACGTTGAGTATCTTCTGCGTGTGAGGGATCAAATCAAGCGAAAACACCATGAACAATTTG AAGGTAACATTTTTTCTTCTGATGATGATGGAAGTGGAACTTGGGGCTTCCCGGCGCTTATACCTCTGACTAAACTATATGATAAGAAACAGGGATATATAGTGAATGGTGCTATGATTCTTGAAGTTCAAATTTCTTTGATAACAGAG GTGGTGAATGTGCAGGCGAAGGCCCGGAGTTCAACAAAGCAGCAGTTCCCTTTCTCGAGGACGAGTTCAGAAATGGGATCAAATAACTTTATATTAAACGAAACTGTTAATGAAGAAAGGTATCCGAAAGGTTGGGTAATAGGAAAGAAGCGCAAAGTTGTTAATGTAGATGTGGATGAGAGAATTGGTGTTGAGGAAATGAATAGAAAG GACGGTGAAATCGTTGATGGCCTGAATGACCTGCAATTCCAACTTGTGCAAGAACGTAGTAAACGAGCAGAGGTGGAACGGGAAAATGCTGTACTTCAAGATCGAGTGTCCATGTTGATGAACATgctacaagaaaataaaaaactgGATGATCAACCATAA